From a single Rutidosis leptorrhynchoides isolate AG116_Rl617_1_P2 chromosome 5, CSIRO_AGI_Rlap_v1, whole genome shotgun sequence genomic region:
- the LOC139846618 gene encoding serpin-ZX-like yields the protein MDTQSSIRNQTHVSITLSNHLLNKSHNSNVVFSPLSTHVVLNLIVAGSKGETLDQLLSFLKAKNIDELNALSSQVVSLIMLDGSPVGGPQLSLANGVWVEQTVSLKPSFKQVVETVHKATCNQVDFKTRAIEVAKEVNLWAEKQTNGHIKDILPAGAVNNVTRLIFANAIYFKGAWSEKFDPSKTKNYDFHLFDGSKVLVPFMTTKKKQFLRKYDDFKVLCLPYETGKDKRRFTMCIFLPDAKDGLPSLIQKVGSQSDFLERHIPHQKVEVGQFLVPKFKISFGFEASDMLKELGLLLPFTSTEGLSEMVNSYANEKLYVSSIQHKSFVEVNEEGTEAAAVTATVFVFASLGRTYPKVDFVADHPFLFMIKEDTSGAMLFMGQVVDPTIN from the exons ATGGACACTCAATCATCAATTAGAAACCAAACCCATGTTTCAATCACACTTTCAAACCACCTGCTAAACAAATCCCACAACTCAAACGTTGTTTTCTCTCCGCTTTCAACCCATGTCGTTTTAAATTTGATCGTGGCAGGTTCCAAAGGCGAAACACTTGACCAATTGCTATCATTTTTGAAAGCAAAAAACATCGATGAACTCAACGCTCTTTCTTCACAAGTTGTGTCCTTGATCATGTTAGACGGTAGCCCAGTTGGTGGGCCACAGTTGTCTTTGGCAAATGGGGTTTGGGTTGAGCAAACTGTTTCTCTTAAACCTTCTTTTAAACAGGTTGTGGAAACTGTTCATAAAGCTACTTGTAATCAAGTCGATTTCAAAACCAGG GCTATTGAGGTGGCTAAAGAAGTGAATTTGTGGGCCGAAAAACAAACTAATGGTCACATCAAAGACATACTTCCTGCTGGCGCGGTTAACAACGTTACTAGGCTCATCTTTGCAAATGCAATCTATTTTAAAGGAGCCTGGAGTGAGAAGTTTGATCCGTCAAAGACAAAAAACTATGATTTTCACCTTTTTGATGGTAGCAAAGTTCTAGTACCCTTCATGACCACCAAGAAAAAACAGTTCCTACGTAAATATGATGATTTCAAAGTATTGTGTCTTCCATATGAAACTGGTAAAGATAAACGCCGTTTCACAATGTGCATCTTCCTCCCAGATGCAAAAGACGGACTCCCATCTTTGATACAGAAAGTTGGCTCGCAATCTGACTTTTTGGAGCGTCACATTCCACACCAAAAAGTAGAGGTCGGGCAATTTTTGGTCCCAAAGTTTAAGATCTCATTTGGGTTTGAAGCTTCTGACATGTTGAAAGAATTAGGCCTCTTGTTGCCTTTCACCAGCACTGAAGGTTTAAGTGAAATGGTCAACTCTTATGCAAATGAAAAGTTATATGTTTCGAGCATTCAACATAAATCATTTGTGGAGGTGAACGAAGAAGGTACAGAAGCTGCAGCAGTCACTGCAACCGTCTTTGTATTCGCATCCTTGGGAAGGACTTATCCTAAGGTTGACTTTGTGGCAGATCATCCGTTTTTGTTTATGATTAAAGAGGATACAAGTGGAGCTATGTTGTTTATGGGCCAGGTTGTTGACCCAACTATCAACTGA
- the LOC139847375 gene encoding uncharacterized protein isoform X2, which yields MKRKRRKRHEETDNEEYMSQHNLFSYYATCRSLTHGPTMDDAQPNLAPSPSTDKNGGNEFRVLDELLSLDFRYDYSLERILWKIEVAQSHLCEMKNRLDTVMTDNAQRISSTEDMILHESTYVLTCSVKESDFPTNMNGPSVVADFASQLMKLNTVEDLVKPDDEDLGHEELPVTLRKRSTDGILIYNRRAKKPPQDNTGAVNLHQIENFLVPKENSNRTALVSVSEDSSQSEQPPPKIRSIYKLTRPKNKKRRPGRPRRKSCSSRRTQG from the exons ATGAAGAGAAAGAGACGAAAAAGACATGAAGAGACAGACAACGAAGAGTATATGTCACAACATAACTTGTTCTCATATTATG CTACTTGCAGGTCTCTCACTCATGGTCCAACGATGGATGATGCTCAACCTAATCTAG CTCCTTCTCCATCAACCGATAAGAATGGTGGTAATGAATTTAGAGTTCTGGATGAATTGTTATCTCTTGACTTCAGATATGATTATTCATTAGAACGAATACTTTGGAAGATTGAAGTTGCACAGTCACACTTGTGTGAAATGAAGAACAGACTTGACACTGTAATGACCGATAACGCTCAAAGGATCTCGTCCACGGAAGACATGATCTTGCATGAATCTACGTATGTGTTGACATGTTCTGTTAAGGAATCTGATTTTCCAACAAACATGAATGGACCATCTGTAGTTGCTGATTTTGCATCTCAGCTAATGAAATTAAACACGGTTGAAGATTTGGTCAAACCAGATGATGAAGACTTGGGTCATGAAGAGCTTCCTGTTACTTTAAGGAAAAGA AGTACGGATGGGATCTTGATATACAACCGTAGAGCAAAGAAGCCTCCACAAGATAATACCGGGGCTGTAAATCTTCATCAAATTGAGAATTTCCTAGTACCCAAAGAAAACAGCAATAGAACAGCGTTAGTTTCGGTTTCTGAAGATTCAAGCCAGAGTGAACAACCGCCTCCAAAAATACGTTCTATTTACAAATTAACCAGACCAAAAAACAAGAAGAGGAGGCCAGGTAGACCCCGGCGAAAAAGTTGTTCGAGCCGAAGAACTCAAGGTTAG
- the LOC139847375 gene encoding uncharacterized protein isoform X1, with product MEASTSKDYSTFMPTTKYNSTKPETNYMDKSDTGTLLNARDIKVCKNEDMDVDIINCTNDDEDVEIDIVNFTNDDEDVEVDIINCANDDERHSVQLQSGDATASSTSFDDTYDDVRNSEFGSDSEVMSEFRGDVAPMRGFGGSAYEFPVRNKRVTSHWRKFVQPIMWRCKWVEMQLRKLQTLTAEYDKQLEGYYQTKHLQYGNFQLRGLCAKSIPFLHGPQRTKPMKKKRRKRHEETDNEEYMSQHNLFSYYATCGSLAHGPTMDDDQPNLGRKG from the exons ATGGAAGCTTCGACTAGTAAAGACTATTCTACTTTTATGCCAACGACAAAATATAACAGCACGAAACCTGAAACCAACTACATGGACAAATCTGATACAGGAACTTTGTTGAATGCGCGGGATATAAAAGTTTGTAAAAATGAGGATATGGACGTTGACATAATAAACTGTACAAATGACGATGAGGATGTGGAAATTGACATAGTAAACTTTACGAATGATGACGAGGATGTAGAGGTTGATATAATAAATTGTGCAAATGATGATGAGCGTCATTCGGTTCAACTTCAGTCTGGTGATGCAACTGCCTCTTCAACTTCTTTTGATGACACATATGATGATGTCAGAAATTCTGAATTTGGAAGTGATAGTGAGGTTATGTCAGAATTTCGCGGGGATGTTGCGCCAATGCGAGGTTTCGGTGGATCAGCTTACGAGTTTCCAGTAAG GAATAAAAGGGTGACATCTCATTGGAGAAAGTTTGTCCAACCTATTATGTGGCGTTGTAAATGGGTCGAAATGCAGCTTAGGAAATTACAGACTTTAACCGCTGAATATGATAAACAACTTGAAGGTTACTATCAAACAAAACATTTGCAGTATGGGAACTTTCAATTACGAGGTCTGTGTGCAAAGTCAATCCCATTTCTTCATGGCCCTCAAAGAACGAAACCCATGAAGAAAAAGAGACGAAAAAGACATGAAGAAACAGACAACGAAGAGTATATGTCACAACATAACTTGTTCTCATATTATG CTACTTGCGGGTCTCTCGCTCACGGTCCAACAATGGATGATGATCAACCTAATCTAG GAAGAAAAGGGTGA